The Pseudomonas hefeiensis genomic sequence GGCTGCGGTCCCAATCCAGGGCAACCCAGGCCTTGATGAAGTCGGCATCGTAGTGCTCGTTGTCAGCGAGCATCAGGTAGGCCTTCAACCCCTCATAGAGAAAATCTGAACTGCCGCCGCTGTGCAATTGCTCTTCGATACGCGTCAGCAAGCGAGGCGCGAACACGGCGATCAGCAACTTGCGATAGACGCTGCCGGACTCGGCTTCGAGCATGTCGCCCTGATACAGGCCCAGGCCCTCGGCCCAATCGGGCGCGTCGTCGGCCAGGTGCTTCACGGCGTTGAGCAGTGGCAATACGGCAAGGACATCACGTTGTGCCGGACTAAGACTTTGCACAGCCTGGCCCAGCGGCGCGACCTTCTGGTCGACCTGGGTGATGTACGTTTGGTTGGCCCGATAGCTTATCCACCACAACGTCGAAACCACCAGCACCAAAGCCACGGTCGAGGCCAATACACCCCGGGCGATCCACTTGCGCCGACGCTCAACCTTGGGATCGACGCCCACCAGCCCACGTTCGGCGAACGCCACGGCGGTGAAGAGTTTTTCGATGAAGTAACTGCGTCCGGTGCCGGTCTGGCGCGCCAGGTGCTGACGGTCCAGGTTCATGCTCTGGGCCATGGAGCCGATCAAGCGATCGATCGGGCTGCCTTCCTGGGTGCCGCTGGTGAAATACACCCCGCGCAGCAGTACACGTTCTTCGAAGGCGTTGGGCTTGAACACGCCTTCGAGGAAACTTTGCAGGCAATCCTTCAAGGCGCCGAACTGTTGCGGGAAACCGTAGATCAAGTCGCGCCGCGCCGGGTCGCGCTCTTGCTGCAAGCGTTCCACCAGACGGTCGTTGAGGCGTTGCTCAAGGCCGGCGAATTCGCTTTGCAGATGCGCCAGCGGGCTGTCGTTGCTCTTGCCATCGTCCAGGGCGAAGGTCATGCCCCAGACCTGGGCGCGTTCTTCCTTGCTCAGGCTGTCGAAGAACTCCATGAACCCGGGTACCAGATCGAGCTTGGTCAGCATCAGGTAGATCGGGAAGCGTACGCCCAGTTGGGTGTACAGTTCCTGGATGCGCAGGCGAATCGCCGCGGCATGAGCCGCGCGCTCGGCGTCGCTGCCCAACAGCAGGTCCGACAGACTGATGGCAATGAACGCACCGTCAATCGGGCGACGGGCGCGTTGTTTTTTCAACAGTCCGAGAAAGCCCAGCCACGCCGCCTTGTCGACGGTCGCGTCGCTGTCCTGGGTGGTGTAGCGGCCAGCAGTGTCGAGCAGCACTGCCTGGTCGGTAAACCACCAATCGCAGTTGCGCGTGCCGCCCACGCCACGTACCGCGCCGGCGCCCAGTTGCGCGGCCAACGGGAAATGCAGCCCGGAGTTGACCAGCGCAGTGGTCTTGCCCGAACCCGGCGGGCCGATGATCACGTACCACGGCAGTTCGTAGAGGTTGCGGCGCTCGTCCCCACCCAGCTTGGCTTTCTTCAACAGCGCCAAGGCTTCGTCCATGCGCTGGCGCAGGGTTTCGAGTTCTTCGGCCGTCGCGATGCTGGTAGGGTCGGGCGGAGTTTGCGCGGCCAGGCTGCGCATGACTTCGGCGGCCTGCCGGCGGGCCTGGATGATGCGAAACACCCGGTAGGCGACCCACACCGCGAACACCAGAATGATCAACGCCCAACGGCGACCTTCGGGCACCAGCCAGTCCAGCAACGGGCCGACGAACCAGATGATCAGGCTCAGGGCAATCAGCCCCAGCAGCGGGACGACCCAGCGGATCATAAAACTGAAAAACACCTTCACTCGACCCCCTCCGCCAATACTGTGATTTCAACCCGACGATTGCGCGCACGCCCCTCTGCCGGTGGCGTTGGAAGCCAACGGCTCGGTGTCGCTTCGGCCTTCGGCGCTGAAGCGCTCGGCCTGGCCGGTCTTGGCCGAAAGAATTTGCAGCACCGACTTGGCCCGCGCCTCGGACAAGGCCCAGTTGGACGGGAACCTGAGGGTGGCAATTGGGCGGTTGTCGCTGTGGCCAGTTACCAGGACCTGGCCCTTGACCTTGCGAATGGCATCGGCGATGCGCAGCATCAGCGGTTCCAGGTCATCGGAAATGCTGGCGCTGCCCGAGGCGAACAGTTCATCGCCACGGATGGTCACCACCGAGCGATCCACGGCATCTTCCACCGCGACCCGACCGGCCCTGATTTCATCGGCCAGGAAACCGGCCAGGCGTGGTCGTTCGATCACTTTGGGCTGCACCACGGGACGGTCGATGGCCTGCACCGGGATTTCCCCCAGGGCGTGGATGTTCTTGAACACCGGCTCGGCATCGGAGGCCAGTTTCATGCGCAGGCCAAACAGCAGCGCCAGCAACAAGGCCGCGCCAATGGCCACGGCGATCCACGGCGGCATGAATTGCGCCAGTCGGTCACGGGCCACGGTGACACCGCGCCAGTGCGGCGACAGCTCACGCTCGTAGTCGCCACGGGCACTGCGGATCACCGCGCTGGTGCGCTCGCGCAAGGCTTCCAGCTGGCTACGCCCGTCGTTCATCACCCGGTAGCGCCCTTCGAAACCCAGGCACATGCATAGGTACAAAAGCTCCAGCAGATACAAGCGCTCCCGTGGGCTTTGCAGGCAATGCTCCAGAAGCTGGAACACCTTCTCGCCGCCCCAGGCTTCGTTGTGCACGGTGATCAGCAGGCTCTGCTTGCCCCAGTCGCTGGTGCCGCCCCAGGGGGTACTCAACACGGCTTCATCCAGGGCGGTGCATAAGGCATAGCGGGCCAGCAGCACGTCATTGCGCACCACGCCGGCGGCTTCGGCGCGTTCCTCGAACTGACGCAGGTACGCCAGCAGTTGCGCCCGCAGGCTGGCCGGAGCCGGGTGGGCAATGGTGCTGCGCAGGCGCGTCAACAGCGCCAGCAGCGGACCGGCTGCGCTTTCCAGCGGGTTAAGGCCTTGGGCCTTGCCGGTCAGGACCGGGGCGGCCGGCATCGACAGCGGTGCGGGCGCCGGCGGTGGACGACCAGAGTCCGGACGGCCAGGATCCGGGCGGAATGGGTCGGCGCCACGGCCACCGGGCGTCGGCATGAACTGAGTACGATCGTCGTTGCTCATCGCGGTTTATCCTCGGATCGCCCAGAAAGCCAGGTTCAGCCCCGGAAACTGGCCGGCGATGTGAAACGCGAACCCGCCGGAGTTGCTCAATTGCTGCCAGTGATCGCTGCCGCGGTCGAGTTCGTAGTAGGTGGAACCGGCGTGATACGGAAGCTGGCGTGGCGCCACCGGCAACGGCAGCAGGCCGATGCCCGGCAGTTGCAGGTTGACCAGATCGCGAATGTGCTCCACCGAACCGACTTTGCTCTGCTGGCCAAAGCGACCGCGTAGGGTTTCGGCCGGGACATCGGCACGCACCACCAGGATGAAACTGGCGCTGTCGAGCAGGGTCTTGTCGGCCAGCATCGCCACATGGATGCCGTAGGCTTTCTCGACAATCGGAATCGGCGTGGCCTTGCTGTCGATCAGCATCGACAGGGCCTCACGCAGAGCCTGCATGACCGGCGCGTAACTGAGCGCCAGGTCATCGTGCTGGTATTGCGGATATTCCTGCGGTCGTCGCCCCGAAGCGGTAAAGGTCGAGAACTCCCCGGCCAGGCTGACCAGCTCGCTGTAGAACCGTTCGGGGTGCAACGGGCTCAGCTGGCTCAGGTGCTGGATCAGCGGCTGCGCGCGGTTGACCAGTTGCAGCAGCATGAAATCGGCGATCTCCGAGGCGCCACCGGCACCGGACGCCACCACCCGCCCGGCAAGGGCTTCGCCGCGTTGATGGAGCAGGCCCAACAGTTCACTGCGAAATGCCGCCAGCGCTTTGGAGGCGGCCACATCCAGCAGCGGCGGGATGTAGGCGTCGTCCAGCACCAGGGCGCGGTCGGCGCGTTTCTCCTTGATGCGGACCAGGCCGATGGCGGCGTAGTCACTGATGCCATCCTGTGCGGTCAACAGGCGCAGCGCCCGGGCGCCCAGGGCCACCGGCGCGCGGTTCTCGAACGGTGCGTTATCGTCGCGCACTTCGCACACCTGGCTCACGTAGCGTGCCGCGCCCAGGGCTTCGCCTTCATCAACGGTGTCACGCGCACCGGCACGCTTGAGCGGCAAGGCCAGGTACACCAGGCCATCGCGCAGGTTGTCATCGACGTTCAGCGCAGGCGGCGCCAGGTCGTCCTCGGGGATGTTGAACGGTGTGCCGTCCGGCAGCAGGCCCCGCGCCGAAATGATCGCCAGCTTGCCCTGGGCCAGCAGGCCCTGGTCGATCAGCAATTGGGAAAACCCCCAGGCACCGGCCGACAACGGACGGCTGCGCGCGTCGATGAGGTTTTCCAGGTAACGGTCATGCTGCTGGAAGT encodes the following:
- the tssM gene encoding type VI secretion system membrane subunit TssM, with the translated sequence MKVFFSFMIRWVVPLLGLIALSLIIWFVGPLLDWLVPEGRRWALIILVFAVWVAYRVFRIIQARRQAAEVMRSLAAQTPPDPTSIATAEELETLRQRMDEALALLKKAKLGGDERRNLYELPWYVIIGPPGSGKTTALVNSGLHFPLAAQLGAGAVRGVGGTRNCDWWFTDQAVLLDTAGRYTTQDSDATVDKAAWLGFLGLLKKQRARRPIDGAFIAISLSDLLLGSDAERAAHAAAIRLRIQELYTQLGVRFPIYLMLTKLDLVPGFMEFFDSLSKEERAQVWGMTFALDDGKSNDSPLAHLQSEFAGLEQRLNDRLVERLQQERDPARRDLIYGFPQQFGALKDCLQSFLEGVFKPNAFEERVLLRGVYFTSGTQEGSPIDRLIGSMAQSMNLDRQHLARQTGTGRSYFIEKLFTAVAFAERGLVGVDPKVERRRKWIARGVLASTVALVLVVSTLWWISYRANQTYITQVDQKVAPLGQAVQSLSPAQRDVLAVLPLLNAVKHLADDAPDWAEGLGLYQGDMLEAESGSVYRKLLIAVFAPRLLTRIEEQLHSGGSSDFLYEGLKAYLMLADNEHYDADFIKAWVALDWDRSLPRDLPADQRLALGEHLQSLFERRPPTARLDPRLIEDLRRQLQQLPVAQRVYDRVKRQKLPEGIADFRLNEAAGRDAALVFSRKSGKPLGEPLSGFFTVKGYRQGFLLTSLNQAGTLAEEQWVLGRDEAGQQDVASLAAEVRRLYFQDYQRQWDALLADIDFVPITSVAQAADVLRVLSGPSSPLKKLLVAVAKETDLQQEERLLATQGEQVEGGVDKLKERLGSLLGQEQATQNAPQASVDPVTAHFAELNSIVSKSEGEPAAIDGLLADMNALYVQVSAMVGASGDALLGEAKNQAQAAATRVSLNAERQPPLVQGLVKSVVNSTTNSMMGGVRNQLNAAWTSEVVNIYRQSLAGRYPMSPGSARDATLDDFGQFFGVGGVMDNYFRKYLQPYVDTSTRAWRWQPGAAQKLGIAPGVLQTFQRAATIRDAFFRSGGTQPLVRFELKPVAMDSTITQFLLDLDGQQLSYDHGPSRPTAMQWPNPGSIGVVRISIMPPSANGRSGITLDGPWAWFRLLEQSDLTAGNSPDRFNLRLRVDGASASYELRANSAFNPFKSRVLSGFSLPERL
- the tssK gene encoding type VI secretion system baseplate subunit TssK; its protein translation is MSWNNRVVWSEGMFIGTQHFQQHDRYLENLIDARSRPLSAGAWGFSQLLIDQGLLAQGKLAIISARGLLPDGTPFNIPEDDLAPPALNVDDNLRDGLVYLALPLKRAGARDTVDEGEALGAARYVSQVCEVRDDNAPFENRAPVALGARALRLLTAQDGISDYAAIGLVRIKEKRADRALVLDDAYIPPLLDVAASKALAAFRSELLGLLHQRGEALAGRVVASGAGGASEIADFMLLQLVNRAQPLIQHLSQLSPLHPERFYSELVSLAGEFSTFTASGRRPQEYPQYQHDDLALSYAPVMQALREALSMLIDSKATPIPIVEKAYGIHVAMLADKTLLDSASFILVVRADVPAETLRGRFGQQSKVGSVEHIRDLVNLQLPGIGLLPLPVAPRQLPYHAGSTYYELDRGSDHWQQLSNSGGFAFHIAGQFPGLNLAFWAIRG